A genome region from Carya illinoinensis cultivar Pawnee chromosome 2, C.illinoinensisPawnee_v1, whole genome shotgun sequence includes the following:
- the LOC122300558 gene encoding uncharacterized protein LOC122300558 isoform X1 — MEEGLRSDRPSGLVVKNRSSSGCLIVRKKSVDGVGEVGPAGSRKVFESKKQKKRLSLVLSDSGSSDELFPVPRRRVGPETIRVCSGLSAFEKDIVDESEIGRKRDRWDHIRHYEEGMTGRNGFDESKSERGNLDIFEFDEYDGFGGERMRRKRFNDSGIKVGGRRFLASMDMARSGIDREYETGLSTDGVYKRKNLYCDPASGLDLGDSVDNTRVKMNRDGTQLHLSLLREKLVGHSDKPIRVQGKNGVLKVMVNKKKRFGGPLEDLDHHIAEESRKASRIEEIAKRNAVIHSSSYTEKKLEKPGLVFRPDKSQMALQKSLSSKNSKDGEWDSENSDASLKLRLKNVEANSSKTRIISEEEKISPSLKLRSKNVEANSSRKRIRCEEEKTPPCENLPQAIIKEGKARRGSGTEKQKLRERIREMLLSAGWTIDYRPRRNRDYLDAVYINPSGTAYWSIIKAYDAYQKQLKDVDGEAKPSEDCSSFSPISDEILSQLTRKTRKKIEKEMKKKQRDCSDSDNATEAAEKRFASTKRDVESMDSISHEEKLSSFIKQGGKSLKNRMTENGSASVNSKSKGQNAKYMRDGIEKPSSGSNPRMPHARKSRKLGRCTLLVRSSNKAQSSEADGFVPYNGKRTLLSWLIDSGTVGLSQKVQYMNRRRTRVMLEGWITRDGIHCGCCSKILTVSKFEIHAGSKLRQPFQHIYLDSGVSLLQCQIDAWNRQEDSEHIDFHSIDTDGDDPNDDTCGICGDGGDLICCDGCPSTFHLSCLDIRMLPPGDWHCPNCTCKFCGVVSGSGAQGDACTLLKCSVCEKKYHKSCMLEMDAIHVDSASLASSFCEQKCKELFEHLQKYRGVRHEMEGGFSWSLIHRTDKDSDTSLRGLPQRVECNSKLAVAQTVMDECFLPIVDRRSGINLMHNVLYNSGSNFNRLNYSGFYTAILERGDEIISAASIRFHGTKLAEMPFIGTRHVYRRQGMCRRLFAAIESALCSLKVEKLIIPAIAELMHTWTVVFGFTPLEESLKQEMISMNMLVFPGTDMLQKLLLEQEIIEGNVACKTSAKQKLCKNELSTKSEVESKSDMDSPVGHDSRGCNSAGHDPHGCDEAGLCCANEITEEGAVTDNKSDLHADPHRFDGASHCSNELTDEVTAPDNKSGMDFTAAHDPHGCDDTGLPCTNEVNDDFGAADSSSLDASYEVNIPVSVQLTTCFNSYLEDKLAQSASGKKFMYRSDMIHDALEQGNKLAMGCPVVDDGQSWKENDMDKAREVNINIDCLDPVPSLAEISAENTTKEINENLDVSDSSQTDPAESSLQVKSD, encoded by the exons ATGGAAGAGGGACTGAGATCCGATCGTCCTTCAGGGCTTGTGGTGAAGAATAGGAGCTCATCAGGTTGTTTAATTGTTAGAAAGAAGAGTGTTGATGGAGTGGGTGAGGTTGGTCCTGCTGGTTCTCGAAAGGTTTTCGAGTCGAAGAAGCAGAAGAAGAGGTTGAGTTTGGTTTTGAGCGATTCGGGCTCGAGCGATGAGCTTTTTCCAGTCCCTCGAAGAAGGGTTGGCCCTGAAACTATAAGGGTCTGTAGCGGATTATCTGCTTTTGAAAAGGATATTGTAGATGAGAGTGAAATTGGTAGAAAGAGGGATAGGTGGGACCATATAAGACATTATGAAGAGGGTATGACTGGTAGGAATGGTTTTGATGAGAGCAAAAGTGAGAGAGGTAACTTGGACATATTTGAGTTTGATGAGTATGATGGATTTGGTGGAGAAAGAATGCGGAGGAAGCGTTTCAATGACAGTGGAATCAAAGTTGGGGGAAGAAGGTTTTTGGCGTCAATGGACATGGCCCGGagtggaattgatagggaatatgAAACTGGGTTGAGTACAGATGGTGTTTACAAGAGAAAGAATTTATATTGTGACCCGGCAAGTGGCTTGGATTTAGGAGATAGTGTTGATAATACTAGGGTTAAGATGAATAGGGATGGAACTCAGCTACACCTCTCGCTTTTAAGAGAAAAATTAGTGGGCCATTCAGATAAACCCATTAGAGTTCAGGGCAAAAATGGCGTTTTGAAGGTGATGGTAAACAAGAAGAAGAGGTTTGGTGGGCCATTGGAAGATCTTGATCACCACATTGCTGAGGAAAGTAGAAAGGCTTCAAGGATTGAAGAGATTGCTAAGAGGAATGCAGTgattcattcatcatcatacACAGAGAAAAAACTTGAGAAACCAGGTTTAGTTTTCCGTCCAGATAAAAGTCAAATGGCTTTGCAGAAATCGTTATCAAGTAAGAATAGTAAGGATGGCGAATGGGATTCAGAGAACAGTGATGCATCATTGAAGCTAAGATTGAAAAATGTGGAAGCTAATAGTTCTAAAACAAGGATAATAAGTGAAGAAGAAAAGATTTCTCCATCATTGAAGCTAAGATCGAAGAATGTGGAAGCTAATAGTTCTAGAAAGAGGATAAGATGTGAAGAGGAAAAGACTCCTCCATGTGAGAACCTCCCACAGGCTATaatcaaagaaggaaaagcTAGGCGTGGTAGTGGCACAGAGAAGCAAAAGCTGCGTGAACGGATTAGAGAGATGCTTCTGAGTGCTGGCTGGACAATAGATTACAGGCCTAGGAGGAACAGAGACTATCTAGATGCTGTGTACATTAACCCCTCGGGAACAGCATACTGGTCAATCATCAAGGCCTATGATGCATATCAAAAGCAATTGAAAGATGTGGATGGTGAGGCTAAACCCAGCGAGGACTGTTCTTCATTTTCTCCCATATCAGATGAGATACTTAGCCAATTAACTAGGAAAACTcgaaagaaaattgagaaagaaatgaaaaagaagcagAGAGATTGCAGTGACAGTGACAATGCAACAGAAGCTGCTGAGAAAAGATTTGCAAGTACCAAGCGTGATGTGGAGAGCATGGACAGTATTAGTCATGAAGAGAAACTAAGCTCCTTCATAAAGCAGGGTGGTAAATCATTGAAGAATAGAATGACTGAAAATGGTTCTGCCAGTGTCAACTCAAAATCAAAAGGTCAGAATGCTAAATATATGCGTGATGGCATTGAAAAACCATCCTCTGGATCCAACCCTCGTATGCCACATGCAAGAAAAAGTAGAAAACTTGGCAGATGTACCTTGTTGGTTCGTAGTTCTAACAAGGCGCAAAGCTCAGAAGCTGATGGTTTTGTTCCATATAATGGAAAACGGACACTGCTTTCGTGGCTGATTGACTCTGGAACTGTGGGATTAAGCCAAAAGGTGCAGTATATGAACCGCCGGCGGACTCGAGTAATGTTGGAGGGTTGGATTACACGAGATGGCATTCACTGTGGTTGCTGTAGTAAAATCCTCACAGTTTCAAAGTTTGAGATTCATGCAGGGAGCAAATTGCGCCAGCCATTTCAACACATATATCTGGACTCTGGGGTTTCTCTTTTGCAGTGCCAGATAGATGCATGGAATAGACAAGAAGATTCTGAACACATTGATTTTCACTCTATAGACACAGATGGAGATGATCCAAACGATGACACTTGTGGCATCTGTGGAGATGGTGGGGATTTGATCTGTTGTGATGGGTGTCCATCAACATTTCATCTGAGTTGCTTGGATATACGG ATGCTTCCACCTGGCGATTGGCACTGTCCAAATTGCACATGCAAATTTTGTGGGGTTGTTAGTGGGAGTGGTGCTCAAGGAGATGCCTGCACTCTCCTCAAATGCAGTGTGTGTgagaaaaaat ATCATAAATCATGCATGCTGGAGATGGATGCTATTCATGTTGATTCTGCTAGTTTAGCCTCTTCTTTTTGTGAGCAAAAATGTAAAGAG CTCTTTGAGCATTTGCAGAAGTATCGTGGTGTCAGACATGAGATGGAAGGAGGCTTTTCATGGTCTCTTATTCATAGAACGGACAAAGACTCAGATACATCTCTTCGAGGGCTTCCTCAACGGGTGGAATGCAATTCTAAGCTGGCTGTTGCACAAACTGTTATGGATGAATGCTTCTTGCCAATTGTGGACAGGAGGAGTGGGATTAATTTAATGCATAATGTTCTTTATAACAGTGG ATCAAACTTCAATCGGCTAAACTATAGTGGCTTCTACACTGCTATTTTGGAGAGGGGTGATGAAATAATTTCTGCAGCATCTATCAG GTTCCATGGGACCAAGTTAGCAGAGATGCCCTTTATTGGAACTCGGCATGTATATAGGCGTCAAGGGATGTGCCGTCGGCTTTTTGCTGCTATTGAATCA GCTCTCTGCTCTCTCAAGGTTGAGAAACTTATTATTCCTGCTATTGCTGAACTCATGCATACATGGACTGTGGTTTTTGGTTTCACTCCTCTCGAGGAATCACTCAAGCAAGAAATGATATCGATGAATATGTTGGTCTTCCCGGGTACAGATATGTTACAGAAGCTGCTACTGGAGCAAGAGATCATTGAAGGGAATGTGGCCTGCAAAACAA GTGCAAAGCAAAAGTTGTGCAAAAACGAGCTTTCTACAAAGTCTGAGGTGGAAAGTAAATCTGATATGGATTCTCCAGTGGGGCATGATTCTCGTGGGTGTAACAGTGCTGGGCATGATCCTCATGGGTGTGACGAAGCTGGTTTGTGCTGTGCTAATGAGATAACTGAGGAAGGTGCAGTTACAGATAATAAATCCGATTTGCATGCTGATCCTCATAGGTTTGACGGTGCTAGTCATTGTTCTAATGAATTAACTGATGAAGTTACAGCCCCTGACAATAAATCTGGTATGGATTTCACTGCTGCGCATGATCCACATGGGTGTGATGATACTGGTTTGCCATGTACCAATGAGGTTAATGATGATTTTGGAGCTGCAGATTCTAGTTCTTTAGATGCTTCATATGAAGTTAATATTCCTGTTTCAGTTCAGCTGACTACATGTTTCAATTCTTATTTGGAGGACAAGCTAGCTCAATCTGCATCTGGCAAGAAGTTTATGTACCGCTCCGATATGATTCATGATGCACTTGAGCAGGGAAATAAACTGGCAATGGGTTGTCCTGTCGTAGATGATGGCCAATCTTGGAAAGAGAATGATATGGATAAAGCCCGTGAAGTAAACATTAACATTGACTGTCTTGACCCTGTTCCATCTTTAGCGGAAATTTCTGCAGAGAACACCACCAAGGAGATCAATGAAAATCTAGATGTCTCTGATTCTAGTCAAACCGATCCTGCTGAGAGTTCCTTGCAAGTTAAATCTGACTAA
- the LOC122300558 gene encoding increased DNA methylation 1-like isoform X2: MEEGLRSDRPSGLVVKNRSSSGCLIVRKKSVDGVGEVGPAGSRKVFESKKQKKRLSLVLSDSGSSDELFPVPRRRVGPETIRVCSGLSAFEKDIVDESEIGRKRDRWDHIRHYEEGMTGRNGFDESKSERGNLDIFEFDEYDGFGGERMRRKRFNDSGIKVGGRRFLASMDMARSGIDREYETGLSTDGVYKRKNLYCDPASGLDLGDSVDNTRVKMNRDGTQLHLSLLREKLVGHSDKPIRVQGKNGVLKVMVNKKKRFGGPLEDLDHHIAEESRKASRIEEIAKRNAVIHSSSYTEKKLEKPGLVFRPDKSQMALQKSLSSKNSKDGEWDSENSDASLKLRLKNVEANSSKTRIISEEEKISPSLKLRSKNVEANSSRKRIRCEEEKTPPCENLPQAIIKEGKARRGSGTEKQKLRERIREMLLSAGWTIDYRPRRNRDYLDAVYINPSGTAYWSIIKAYDAYQKQLKDVDGEAKPSEDCSSFSPISDEILSQLTRKTRKKIEKEMKKKQRDCSDSDNATEAAEKRFASTKRDVESMDSISHEEKLSSFIKQGGKSLKNRMTENGSASVNSKSKGQNAKYMRDGIEKPSSGSNPRMPHARKSRKLGRCTLLVRSSNKAQSSEADGFVPYNGKRTLLSWLIDSGTVGLSQKVQYMNRRRTRVMLEGWITRDGIHCGCCSKILTVSKFEIHAGSKLRQPFQHIYLDSGVSLLQCQIDAWNRQEDSEHIDFHSIDTDGDDPNDDTCGICGDGGDLICCDGCPSTFHLSCLDIRMLPPGDWHCPNCTCKFCGVVSGSGAQGDACTLLKCSVCEKKYHKSCMLEMDAIHVDSASLASSFCEQKCKELFEHLQKYRGVRHEMEGGFSWSLIHRTDKDSDTSLRGLPQRVECNSKLAVAQTVMDECFLPIVDRRSGINLMHNVLYNSGSNFNRLNYSGFYTAILERGDEIISAASIRFHGTKLAEMPFIGTRHVYRRQGMCRRLFAAIESALCSLKVEKLIIPAIAELMHTWTVVFGFTPLEESLKQEMISMNMLVFPGTDMLQKLLLEQEIIEGNVACKTICI, from the exons ATGGAAGAGGGACTGAGATCCGATCGTCCTTCAGGGCTTGTGGTGAAGAATAGGAGCTCATCAGGTTGTTTAATTGTTAGAAAGAAGAGTGTTGATGGAGTGGGTGAGGTTGGTCCTGCTGGTTCTCGAAAGGTTTTCGAGTCGAAGAAGCAGAAGAAGAGGTTGAGTTTGGTTTTGAGCGATTCGGGCTCGAGCGATGAGCTTTTTCCAGTCCCTCGAAGAAGGGTTGGCCCTGAAACTATAAGGGTCTGTAGCGGATTATCTGCTTTTGAAAAGGATATTGTAGATGAGAGTGAAATTGGTAGAAAGAGGGATAGGTGGGACCATATAAGACATTATGAAGAGGGTATGACTGGTAGGAATGGTTTTGATGAGAGCAAAAGTGAGAGAGGTAACTTGGACATATTTGAGTTTGATGAGTATGATGGATTTGGTGGAGAAAGAATGCGGAGGAAGCGTTTCAATGACAGTGGAATCAAAGTTGGGGGAAGAAGGTTTTTGGCGTCAATGGACATGGCCCGGagtggaattgatagggaatatgAAACTGGGTTGAGTACAGATGGTGTTTACAAGAGAAAGAATTTATATTGTGACCCGGCAAGTGGCTTGGATTTAGGAGATAGTGTTGATAATACTAGGGTTAAGATGAATAGGGATGGAACTCAGCTACACCTCTCGCTTTTAAGAGAAAAATTAGTGGGCCATTCAGATAAACCCATTAGAGTTCAGGGCAAAAATGGCGTTTTGAAGGTGATGGTAAACAAGAAGAAGAGGTTTGGTGGGCCATTGGAAGATCTTGATCACCACATTGCTGAGGAAAGTAGAAAGGCTTCAAGGATTGAAGAGATTGCTAAGAGGAATGCAGTgattcattcatcatcatacACAGAGAAAAAACTTGAGAAACCAGGTTTAGTTTTCCGTCCAGATAAAAGTCAAATGGCTTTGCAGAAATCGTTATCAAGTAAGAATAGTAAGGATGGCGAATGGGATTCAGAGAACAGTGATGCATCATTGAAGCTAAGATTGAAAAATGTGGAAGCTAATAGTTCTAAAACAAGGATAATAAGTGAAGAAGAAAAGATTTCTCCATCATTGAAGCTAAGATCGAAGAATGTGGAAGCTAATAGTTCTAGAAAGAGGATAAGATGTGAAGAGGAAAAGACTCCTCCATGTGAGAACCTCCCACAGGCTATaatcaaagaaggaaaagcTAGGCGTGGTAGTGGCACAGAGAAGCAAAAGCTGCGTGAACGGATTAGAGAGATGCTTCTGAGTGCTGGCTGGACAATAGATTACAGGCCTAGGAGGAACAGAGACTATCTAGATGCTGTGTACATTAACCCCTCGGGAACAGCATACTGGTCAATCATCAAGGCCTATGATGCATATCAAAAGCAATTGAAAGATGTGGATGGTGAGGCTAAACCCAGCGAGGACTGTTCTTCATTTTCTCCCATATCAGATGAGATACTTAGCCAATTAACTAGGAAAACTcgaaagaaaattgagaaagaaatgaaaaagaagcagAGAGATTGCAGTGACAGTGACAATGCAACAGAAGCTGCTGAGAAAAGATTTGCAAGTACCAAGCGTGATGTGGAGAGCATGGACAGTATTAGTCATGAAGAGAAACTAAGCTCCTTCATAAAGCAGGGTGGTAAATCATTGAAGAATAGAATGACTGAAAATGGTTCTGCCAGTGTCAACTCAAAATCAAAAGGTCAGAATGCTAAATATATGCGTGATGGCATTGAAAAACCATCCTCTGGATCCAACCCTCGTATGCCACATGCAAGAAAAAGTAGAAAACTTGGCAGATGTACCTTGTTGGTTCGTAGTTCTAACAAGGCGCAAAGCTCAGAAGCTGATGGTTTTGTTCCATATAATGGAAAACGGACACTGCTTTCGTGGCTGATTGACTCTGGAACTGTGGGATTAAGCCAAAAGGTGCAGTATATGAACCGCCGGCGGACTCGAGTAATGTTGGAGGGTTGGATTACACGAGATGGCATTCACTGTGGTTGCTGTAGTAAAATCCTCACAGTTTCAAAGTTTGAGATTCATGCAGGGAGCAAATTGCGCCAGCCATTTCAACACATATATCTGGACTCTGGGGTTTCTCTTTTGCAGTGCCAGATAGATGCATGGAATAGACAAGAAGATTCTGAACACATTGATTTTCACTCTATAGACACAGATGGAGATGATCCAAACGATGACACTTGTGGCATCTGTGGAGATGGTGGGGATTTGATCTGTTGTGATGGGTGTCCATCAACATTTCATCTGAGTTGCTTGGATATACGG ATGCTTCCACCTGGCGATTGGCACTGTCCAAATTGCACATGCAAATTTTGTGGGGTTGTTAGTGGGAGTGGTGCTCAAGGAGATGCCTGCACTCTCCTCAAATGCAGTGTGTGTgagaaaaaat ATCATAAATCATGCATGCTGGAGATGGATGCTATTCATGTTGATTCTGCTAGTTTAGCCTCTTCTTTTTGTGAGCAAAAATGTAAAGAG CTCTTTGAGCATTTGCAGAAGTATCGTGGTGTCAGACATGAGATGGAAGGAGGCTTTTCATGGTCTCTTATTCATAGAACGGACAAAGACTCAGATACATCTCTTCGAGGGCTTCCTCAACGGGTGGAATGCAATTCTAAGCTGGCTGTTGCACAAACTGTTATGGATGAATGCTTCTTGCCAATTGTGGACAGGAGGAGTGGGATTAATTTAATGCATAATGTTCTTTATAACAGTGG ATCAAACTTCAATCGGCTAAACTATAGTGGCTTCTACACTGCTATTTTGGAGAGGGGTGATGAAATAATTTCTGCAGCATCTATCAG GTTCCATGGGACCAAGTTAGCAGAGATGCCCTTTATTGGAACTCGGCATGTATATAGGCGTCAAGGGATGTGCCGTCGGCTTTTTGCTGCTATTGAATCA GCTCTCTGCTCTCTCAAGGTTGAGAAACTTATTATTCCTGCTATTGCTGAACTCATGCATACATGGACTGTGGTTTTTGGTTTCACTCCTCTCGAGGAATCACTCAAGCAAGAAATGATATCGATGAATATGTTGGTCTTCCCGGGTACAGATATGTTACAGAAGCTGCTACTGGAGCAAGAGATCATTGAAGGGAATGTGGCCTGCAAAACAA TTTGTATTTGA